CCCTCCAGTCCAAGCTGTCCGGCGTGGACTGGAACTGAGCCTTGGACATGTTCACCGCGGCCACCGGCGTGTCCTCGGGACGGAGCCCGCCCGGCTGGTGACGGTACCCGAGGTGCTTCTCCACGAACTCTTCGTTGGTGAGGTCGGAGAACTGGTTGAGCCCGAGGGTGTACGTCCGGTTGCCCGCCCGGTTGACAGCGTCTACGTGGCGCGCGTTGGCCGCGAACACCTCCTGCCGGTGCAATTTCTCGGCAGCGTCCGTGTACGCGCGCCCGTACTTGGCCATCCACCGCTCGTGCCGGGCGGCCAGCGCGTCCCCTCGCGCTGCGGCAGCGCCGACAAAGGCAGTGGCGGCCACGAGCACGAGCAGAAGCGCAAGCACCGTGCCGTCGAGGCGGCGAGAGCTGTTACTGTGAATCGGCGCCATttttctagctagctagctagtttgcTTGCTTCTTCTGGCAATGCAATGGTTTACGAGcgagctacttaagcacgtagcaACCATGCTGCCCGCGCTTCTATTTATACGCGCGCGCATGGCGAGCAAGACGGGCATACGAGCGGATTCCATATTTTTCGTTGATGGATCCGCGCGCGTTCATACGCCGTAGTCGTACGTACGTATTGACTGGGAGTCCATGGATGTTTGTATCCGACGACGGTGCTTGTTCTCCTCTCTgcgtatcttcttcttcttcttcttcttctccaaaaaaaAATTCTTGTTTCCCCGATGGTGAGGCAAAGTGCGCTGTCCACATGCATATACCGTCGCACACGCTTAGAGCTGGAGTAGTACGCTGCTGCCTGATCGAAATTGGCCGGATCAGCGTGCAGTACTCTCCCATATATAGTTTGGCCGATGTATTACAAGTTTGGCTTACATTTTCATAGGAGAACGACAAAACGCATGACTTCTCATTCTATCAAAAAATCGTGGTAGATACATCAAATGTATCAGTATAAGGGTgtgtctaggtctcagtcgactgagacttaaccaagtctc
This portion of the Triticum aestivum cultivar Chinese Spring unplaced genomic scaffold, IWGSC CS RefSeq v2.1 scaffold33151, whole genome shotgun sequence genome encodes:
- the LOC123176163 gene encoding senescence-specific cysteine protease SAG39-like, producing MAPIHSNSSRRLDGTVLALLLVLVAATAFVGAAAARGDALAARHERWMAKYGRAYTDAAEKLHRQEVFAANARHVDAVNRAGNRTYTLGLNQFSDLTNEEFVEKHLGYRHQPGGLRPEDTPVAAVNMSKAQFQSTPDSLDWRAQGAVTQVKNQAPCGKDLQAKVGK